The Rhizobium grahamii DNA window GGTGTCAGCGGTCTCGATTTCCAGGTCCAGCTGGAGCGGATTGGCAGCAGGATGCCGATCATCTTCATGACGGGCTTTGGCGACATCCCGATGAGTGTCAGGGCAATGAAGGCGGGCGCGGTCGATTTCCTCACCAAGCCTTTCAAAGACCAAGACATTCTCGATGCCGTGTCCGCGGCGATGGAGCGCGACAGCGCGCGCCGGCAGCAGACGGCTCAAAGCGAAGCCGTAGCCTCCCTTGCAGACAGCCTAACGCCGCGCGAGCGCGAAGTGATGGGCGCGGTGGTCAAGGGGCTGATGAACAAGCAGATCGCCTTCGAACTTGGCATCAGCGAAGTTACCGTGAAGCTTCATCGCGGCAACGTCATGCGCAAG harbors:
- a CDS encoding response regulator transcription factor, yielding MPDIRKQTKEPPAPVVFIVDDDLSMREALTDLFRSMRFDAEAFESATAFMETANFNRPGCILLDVRLPGVSGLDFQVQLERIGSRMPIIFMTGFGDIPMSVRAMKAGAVDFLTKPFKDQDILDAVSAAMERDSARRQQTAQSEAVASLADSLTPREREVMGAVVKGLMNKQIAFELGISEVTVKLHRGNVMRKMEVRSVAELVRKAEMLGDGVRLPVS